The DNA sequence ATTGTTTTTTTCAAAAAAACCATCGACCGAAAAATTAGAAACATTAATATTATTAGATCCGGCAATCAAAGCAAAATTGGTTTGTTGTTTGAATTTTGCCAGCAAGCCTTTCACATCATATCGATTATCTGTTCCGTAACCTAAATTGAAATTCTTAATATTTCCTTTATTATTTTTTTCATCAATATTAAAGTTGACCGTTAGACTGTCAGATATTGGAGTTCTGCCGGTTAATTCTTCTTCTTTCGTTTTCGAAGTGGTGATCTGAATTTTTTTAATTAAATCGGCAGGAATTGTTCCCATCGCAATTTTACCATCTTTATTGAAAAGAGGTTTTCCATTGATTAAGATTTTATTGATCGGTTTTCCATTTACAGTCATTTTCCCATCATCATCGGTTTCTACACCGGGAATTTGTTTTAAAAGTTCATCAATCTTATCATCTGGATTTACTTTTAAATAAGAGGTATTATATTCTACCGTATCTTTTTTAATTTGAACGGGCGAAACGGTAATTTTTACTTCTTCAATATCACTCACCAGGTCTCTTTCTAATTTCACCAAACCGATTTCAATATTTTGATCGATGGTTTCATATTTCTTAGAAACCATCCGAAATTGATCATTTGAAATTTGTAAAAAAGTAGGCTCTTTTTGTTTTGGAACTTTAAAACTGAAACTTCCATTATTATTGCTTCCCGTAAAATTAACCACTGAGGAATCTTTCTGTTTCAGTAAAGAAATGGTGGCATTTTCTATAGGATTATTATCAGAATCCTGGACTTTGCCGTCGATCGTGTAGGTTTGAGCATTTAATTGAATGACGAGAAGAATAAATAAAAGTAAAAACTTTTTCATAAATAATATTTAAAAATCGATTTCAAAATAAACAAAACGTCAGAATAATCTGAGCCTGTCGACATTCTTAACAAAAAACATTCCTAAAAAAAATTTAGACAAGCGATTGTCTAATTTTTTTTTATATTTTAATTGAAACTCTGAAAAGTGATTGCCTGACTTATATTTTTTTTATTTAAAATGCCGAAACTCGGGACAAGCGATTGCAGTGAAAATACTTTTTTTTGCGTAGGGAAAAACGATGGCAAAAAAAAGATTGCAACGGAAAGCGCGGTCCGCCGCGGCGGATGGCCCATAAAAAAACCTCTGAATAATCAGAGGTTTCGTATTTTAATAGTGTTAAAACTAGGCTTGCAAATATCTTGCATAAGCGTAACCTTCCTCACCATCGGCGTTTTTCACTTTCCACCAATCATCAGAAGTTTGCTCAACCAAAGTTACAGATGCACCTTTTGCCGCTTTACCAACAACCGCTGCTTCTGTGGAAGGCTCTTGTCTAAGATTAAGATTCGAAGACTCAGTAGCCACCCTTAAAGAAGCACCAGCCGCCAATCCAGCAACTTGAACATCTACGTTAATATCTGAAGCCGAATAATTAGAGTCGATTGCTCCAAGCGCGTTCCAAACAGCATCTTTCGCTGCGGTAGTACTTGTATTCCCGGAAACATAAAGGATTCCATCTTTTTCAGCAACTTGTAAATTAGAAACTCCAGCCGACTGCGCTGCAGAAATTACACTTGCGTATTTATCTTGTAATGCACTCATAATCAATTATTTTACCGTATAATTATAGTTAACTTTTCCTACTTTCAAAGCGTCAACAGACATTTTTATTTTTCTTGCTTGTTGAGGAGACACGTTTCCAGTTAATGTTAATTCACCATTTATAACTTCTACTTTCACTGAAGGGAAATCTTTAACGGCATCGGTAACTTTTTGTTGAACTGCAGGATCAACAGCTGAAACTGTTTCTACAACTACAGGCGCTTCGATAGTTGACATGTCATGAACCTCTTTGATTCCTGGAATCGCTTTTAAAGAAGCAATCATTTCATCTTTTGATGCTTGATCTGCGAAAGTTCCGCTTAAATGGGCCTGACCATCTTTTACTTCAACTGAAGCATTCGCGTTAGAAGTAACTACTGTAGTTGCCTGCGTTTGTAAATCTGCATCAGAAATTTTCTTTTTACAAGAAATTGATCCGAAAGATACAGCAAGCGCTAATGCAGCCATTGCGATTGTTTTTTTCATAATTGATTTTATTTAATGTTAAAAATTATTCTCAAATTTAATAATAAATAGCATGCCATTTTATTAATAAATTATAAATTTTTCATAAAATTCCGTCAAAAAAAATACACTTTATTACCAATAATTGATTTTTATAATCAAATATAGCGAATTAAAATTATTTGTTTTTATGTTCTTTTTCGATGGTTCGAAAAGTTAAATTGATTCTGGGGCCAAATATTTTTTTCGTCGGCGGCAAGCGGTGAAGCCAGAAAGTTTGAGTTGTTCCAGCCATCATAAGTAAGCTGCCGTTTTCTAATAGAAGTTCAACTTTCTCTTTTGTGGTTTTATGTTTAAAGGAAAATCTTCTTTCTGCGCCAAAACTTAAGGAAGCAATTGCGCCATTTTTCTTTAAATCTTTTTCGCCATCGCTGTGATAAGCCATTCCTTCATTTCCATCGTGGTAAAGATTGAGTAAACAGGAATTAAATGTTTCACCCGTTTTTTCTTCAATCGTGTTTTTAAGTTCTAATAATTCCTTTGTCCAGGGAAGTGCATTTTTGGTCGTTTTTGAATAAGTGTATTCGAAGTTTTCTTCGCCATACCACGCGACTTTTCTTTTGGTTACAATTTTCTTTCCAAAAATGATAGCTTCATCATTTTTCCATTCAATCGTATGTAAAAGCTTATTATAAAAATAATCTGCCTGCTCCTGGCTAAAAATTTTGCCATAATAATTGACTGCTCCATCCTGCGGAAGTAAATTGAATTCGGGATCGGGTCTATTTTCAAATAATTCCATGGTTGAGTTTTTCTGATTCAAATTTCTATAAATTATTTCATAAATTCGTTCAAAATAATTTCTATGAAAAAATACTTTCCCATTTTCTTTGTGTTCTGCTTTGTCTTTGGACTGGCGCAAAACAAACCAGACAATACTTTTGTAAAAGAACATTACACCAAAAAAGAAGTTTACATCCCGATGAGAGATGGTGTAAAACTTTTTACTTCTGTTTATATTCCAAAAGATATTTCTAAATCCCAGAAATATCCATTCTTAATGCAAAGAACATGTTACAGTGTTGCTCCGTATGGCGAGAATGAATTCAAATCTTCTTTAGGTCCGAATCCATATTTGATGAAAGATCAGTACATCTTCGTTTACCAAGATGTTCGCGGTAGATATATGAGCGAAGGAACATTTACCAATATGACGCCGCAAGTTGTACACAAAACGAAAAAAGATGTTGATGAAAGTACCGATACTTATGATACGATCGATTGGTTGTTAAAGAATGTTGCAAATAATAATGGGAAAGTCGGTCAATATGGAACTTCTTATCCAGGATTTTATACCGCTGCGGGAACGCTTTCAGAACATCCGGCTTTGGTCGCATCTTCTCCACAAGCGCCGATTTCAGATTTTTGGAATGATGATTTTTTGCATAATGGAAGATTTATGTTAGGTTATTTCAGAACGTTTCCAGTGTTTGGAATTCAGAAAACTAAGCCTGAAGAAAAAGCTTGGTATATGGATACTTTCATAAAACAGACTTCTGAAGATGGATTAAAGTTTTACCGCGACATGGGAACCTTGAAAGAAGGTTATGAAAAATATTACAAAGATAATTTCTTTATGACTGAAATTATGAATCACCCTAACTATGATGAATTTTGGCAAAAAAGAAGTTTGCTTCCTCATTTGAAAAACATCAATCATGCGGTAATGACTGTTGGTGGTTGGTTTGATGCTGAAGATTTATCCGGTCCTTTAAACATTTATAAAACCATTGAAAAAACCAGTCCGAAAGCAAAGAATACGATTGTAATGGGACCATTTTCTCATGGTGCTTGGTCTAGAGAGCCAGGAAAACAATTCCATAATGAAATCTATTTCGGAGATAGTATTTCGACTTATTATCAAACTAAATTGGAGACTCCGTTTTTCAAACATTATTTAAAAGGCAATTCAAAAATTGACGCGGGATTACCTGAAGCAACTATGTTCGACACCGGAAAAATGGAGTGGAAAGAGTTTTCCAATTATCCTCCACAGAATACTAAAAAGGTGAATTTCTATCTTGCTGATGGGACCTTTAAAAATAGTCCTTCCAATCATAATTCGGAATATTACAGCGATCCAGACAATCCAGTTTTGAGTTCTGAAAATCTAAAAGACTTCAATGGTTTCACTCCAAGAAATTACATGAGTGAAGATCAACGTTTTTCCGAAGGAAGACCAGATGTAGTAAGTTTCACCACTGATATTTTAACAGAAGATCTTACTTTGACTGGCGAAATTTTAGCAAAACTAAATATATCTTCTACTTCAACTGATGCAGATTTTGCTGTAAAATTAATCGATGTTTATCCTGAAGATTTTGTGCCGAAAGAAAAAAAGGAAGGTGTCGTTTATGGAAATTACCATCAAATGGTTCGAAGCGAAATTATGCCTGCGAGATTTAGAAACTCCAGAGAGAAAGGAGAAGCCTTAGTTCCTAATCAAAAAACTGCGGTAGAAGTGAAACTGCAAGATGTTCTTCACACCTTTAAGAAAGGACATAAAATCCAGATTCAAATTTCAAGCACTTGGTTTCCGTTGTTTGCAGTAAACCCACAGAAGTTCTTAGAGAATCCTAATTTTGCAACGAAGGAAGATTATACAAAAGCGTTTATTAAAATATTTGGCGACAGCTATTTAGAAGTGAATGTTCTAAAATAAATTTGTAAAATTTAGATGATAAAAAACCCAAAACTATTAAATGTAGTTTTGGATTTTTATTTTACGTAGATAAAACATATCTAAACTTGAAAATTAAGTTCTAAATCTTAAGTAA is a window from the Kaistella flava (ex Peng et al. 2021) genome containing:
- a CDS encoding BON domain-containing protein, yielding MKKTIAMAALALAVSFGSISCKKKISDADLQTQATTVVTSNANASVEVKDGQAHLSGTFADQASKDEMIASLKAIPGIKEVHDMSTIEAPVVVETVSAVDPAVQQKVTDAVKDFPSVKVEVINGELTLTGNVSPQQARKIKMSVDALKVGKVNYNYTVK
- a CDS encoding CocE/NonD family hydrolase translates to MKKYFPIFFVFCFVFGLAQNKPDNTFVKEHYTKKEVYIPMRDGVKLFTSVYIPKDISKSQKYPFLMQRTCYSVAPYGENEFKSSLGPNPYLMKDQYIFVYQDVRGRYMSEGTFTNMTPQVVHKTKKDVDESTDTYDTIDWLLKNVANNNGKVGQYGTSYPGFYTAAGTLSEHPALVASSPQAPISDFWNDDFLHNGRFMLGYFRTFPVFGIQKTKPEEKAWYMDTFIKQTSEDGLKFYRDMGTLKEGYEKYYKDNFFMTEIMNHPNYDEFWQKRSLLPHLKNINHAVMTVGGWFDAEDLSGPLNIYKTIEKTSPKAKNTIVMGPFSHGAWSREPGKQFHNEIYFGDSISTYYQTKLETPFFKHYLKGNSKIDAGLPEATMFDTGKMEWKEFSNYPPQNTKKVNFYLADGTFKNSPSNHNSEYYSDPDNPVLSSENLKDFNGFTPRNYMSEDQRFSEGRPDVVSFTTDILTEDLTLTGEILAKLNISSTSTDADFAVKLIDVYPEDFVPKEKKEGVVYGNYHQMVRSEIMPARFRNSREKGEALVPNQKTAVEVKLQDVLHTFKKGHKIQIQISSTWFPLFAVNPQKFLENPNFATKEDYTKAFIKIFGDSYLEVNVLK
- a CDS encoding SH3 domain-containing protein; translation: MSALQDKYASVISAAQSAGVSNLQVAEKDGILYVSGNTSTTAAKDAVWNALGAIDSNYSASDINVDVQVAGLAAGASLRVATESSNLNLRQEPSTEAAVVGKAAKGASVTLVEQTSDDWWKVKNADGEEGYAYARYLQA
- a CDS encoding alpha-ketoglutarate-dependent dioxygenase AlkB family protein; translated protein: MELFENRPDPEFNLLPQDGAVNYYGKIFSQEQADYFYNKLLHTIEWKNDEAIIFGKKIVTKRKVAWYGEENFEYTYSKTTKNALPWTKELLELKNTIEEKTGETFNSCLLNLYHDGNEGMAYHSDGEKDLKKNGAIASLSFGAERRFSFKHKTTKEKVELLLENGSLLMMAGTTQTFWLHRLPPTKKIFGPRINLTFRTIEKEHKNK